Proteins co-encoded in one Scatophagus argus isolate fScaArg1 chromosome 11, fScaArg1.pri, whole genome shotgun sequence genomic window:
- the mmadhcb gene encoding metabolism of cobalamin associated Db isoform X2, which translates to MASVMRSRARLVSYLPGLQVLVRHVTGARAFSGAVSSGSDEPHIAITAFNMGPRTVWPDENMGPFGPQDQHFQLPGDVAFDCHLEGQSEQKKSLAHNMIPDVLPPLSISVRHELILTQFVGDFFEKDNPTSSQIVSRPEQYFDNCSVECAIQFCPELLKKDFQSMFPEAPSSDMMVITVTQKTQNDMTSWCTDVELEREHMLDKFVDGAKVICYALQREGFWADFIDPSSGLAFFGSYTNNTLFETDERYRHLGFQIEDLGCCRVIRHSLWGTHVFVGTIFTNAPSNSLIMMKLQGS; encoded by the exons ATGGCCAGC gtCATGCGTAGCAGAGCTAGACTAGTCAGTTACCTCCCAGGACTTCAGGTGTTGGTACGTCATGTGACTGGAGCCAGAGCCTTTTCTGGTGCTGTATCCTCAGGCTCTGATGAGCCCCACATAGCCATCACTGCTTTTAACATGG GACCGCGAACAGTGTGGCCTGATGAGAACATGGGGCCTTTTGGACCTCAGGACCAACACTTCCAGCTCCCTGGTGATGTGGCTTTTGATTGCCACCTGGAAGGACAatcagagcagaagaagagctTGGCACACAACATGATCCCTGATGTGCTTCCTCCCCTGTCCATCAGTGTGAGACATGAGCTCATATTGACCCAGTTTGTCGGAGACTTCTTT gaGAAAGATAACCCTACTTCATCTCAGATTGTCAGCAGACCTGAACAGTACTTTGACAACTGCAGTGTGGAGTGTGCCATACAGTTCTGCCCTGAACTACTGAAGAAAG ATTTCCAGTCCATGTTTCCTGAGGCTCCATCCTCTGATATGATGGTGATCACGGTGACCCAAAAGACCCAGAATGATATGACATCATGGTGTACTGATGTGGAACTGGAGAGAGAACATATGCTTGACAAG TTTGTTGATGGAGCAAAGGTGATTTGCTACgctctgcagagagaaggaTTCTGGGCTGACTTCATCGACCCATCCTCTGGCTTGGCG TTTTTTGGCTCATACACCAACAACACACTGTTTGAGACAGACGAGAGATACCGTCACCTGGGCTTTCAGATCGAGGACTTGGGTTGCTGCAGAGTTATCCGCCATTCTTTGTGGGGAACACATGTTTTTGTGGGAACAATATTCACCAATGCACCATCCAACAGCCTTATCATGATGAAGTTGCAGGGCAGCTGA
- the mmadhcb gene encoding metabolism of cobalamin associated Db isoform X1 — protein MASVSQVMRSRARLVSYLPGLQVLVRHVTGARAFSGAVSSGSDEPHIAITAFNMGPRTVWPDENMGPFGPQDQHFQLPGDVAFDCHLEGQSEQKKSLAHNMIPDVLPPLSISVRHELILTQFVGDFFEKDNPTSSQIVSRPEQYFDNCSVECAIQFCPELLKKDFQSMFPEAPSSDMMVITVTQKTQNDMTSWCTDVELEREHMLDKFVDGAKVICYALQREGFWADFIDPSSGLAFFGSYTNNTLFETDERYRHLGFQIEDLGCCRVIRHSLWGTHVFVGTIFTNAPSNSLIMMKLQGS, from the exons ATGGCCAGCGTAAGTCAG gtCATGCGTAGCAGAGCTAGACTAGTCAGTTACCTCCCAGGACTTCAGGTGTTGGTACGTCATGTGACTGGAGCCAGAGCCTTTTCTGGTGCTGTATCCTCAGGCTCTGATGAGCCCCACATAGCCATCACTGCTTTTAACATGG GACCGCGAACAGTGTGGCCTGATGAGAACATGGGGCCTTTTGGACCTCAGGACCAACACTTCCAGCTCCCTGGTGATGTGGCTTTTGATTGCCACCTGGAAGGACAatcagagcagaagaagagctTGGCACACAACATGATCCCTGATGTGCTTCCTCCCCTGTCCATCAGTGTGAGACATGAGCTCATATTGACCCAGTTTGTCGGAGACTTCTTT gaGAAAGATAACCCTACTTCATCTCAGATTGTCAGCAGACCTGAACAGTACTTTGACAACTGCAGTGTGGAGTGTGCCATACAGTTCTGCCCTGAACTACTGAAGAAAG ATTTCCAGTCCATGTTTCCTGAGGCTCCATCCTCTGATATGATGGTGATCACGGTGACCCAAAAGACCCAGAATGATATGACATCATGGTGTACTGATGTGGAACTGGAGAGAGAACATATGCTTGACAAG TTTGTTGATGGAGCAAAGGTGATTTGCTACgctctgcagagagaaggaTTCTGGGCTGACTTCATCGACCCATCCTCTGGCTTGGCG TTTTTTGGCTCATACACCAACAACACACTGTTTGAGACAGACGAGAGATACCGTCACCTGGGCTTTCAGATCGAGGACTTGGGTTGCTGCAGAGTTATCCGCCATTCTTTGTGGGGAACACATGTTTTTGTGGGAACAATATTCACCAATGCACCATCCAACAGCCTTATCATGATGAAGTTGCAGGGCAGCTGA